A segment of the Catenuloplanes nepalensis genome:
AAACACCGCCGACGACGGGCAGAGTCGCATCCCTCCGGTGTGGACCCGGGCACCCGGTGCCCGAAATTTCCAGATAAAGCGGGCAATCGTCTTGCTGGCGAGGCCCGGAACTCTCGACGACCTCGGGCCTGGCGCCTGAGTGATCAATCAGTGGAGCAAAAGGGCGATCAACTTCGATTTTTGATCTATCTTTTGCTCCACTGATTGATCACTCAGGCCGCGGCGGTGGCGACTCGCGGACCGGCACTCGCGCCGAAGGGTGAGGTGTCGTGACATTTCGGACGCGCAGCCCCCGACTGCCACGAGGGGGCCGGGCTGGCTCGCGCTCCCCCTCCGAAGGGCCGGCAACAGAGCCGGCCCGAAGGGATGGGCAACAGAGGAAGGCCGGCGGGCGACGGCGGGCAACGCGCGGGCGACAGCGGGCAACGCGCGAACGTCGGCGGGCAACGCGCGGGCGACAGCGGGCACGCCCAGTCCCGGTCCCCCTGCAGTCCGTTCAACCCGGCCACGGACTCGCGCAGAACCTGGGGGCGGGCGCTCTTCAGCGGATACCGCAACAACCTGATGACCGTCTCCACAGTGGTCCATGATGCCCGCCTCGACCAGGACATCGGCCCGGCCGTTCCGCGGTCCTGCCGCACACGACCGCAAGCGGCCGATCGTCGACCGGTCCAGACACGGCAGTCGACGCCGAGCCCTCCGGCCCCGCGCCGAAACGCGGCAATCCGACACCCGCCGAACGAGGCGACCCGGCCACGCCGGAAGGCCACTGGTCCGGCCACGCCGGAAGGCCATCGGCCCGGCCACGCCGGAAGGCCATCGGCCCGGCCACGCCGGAAGGCGGATGCACCGGCTATGCACCGGAGGACGGGCTGACCGGCCGCGCGCCGGACGGCGGGCGATCCGGCGAGGTCGTCAGCGTCTCGCCAGGGTGCGGAGCAGGCCACGCCGGAAGTGCGGGCGGGGACGGCTGCAGCGCAGCTCGGCGTCCCTGTCCACGTGCTCCCACCAGAGGGCCTCGATGGTGCGGCCGTTGCCGAGCTTGACCCGGGGCGGGCCGGTCGCCGACGTGAACCCGGCGCCGGCCAGCCACCGGCGTGAGGCCGTGTTGGACGGTTCGGCACCGGCCACCAGGCGCGCGATGCCGAAGTGCCGGTGCGCCAGGGCGCAGGCCGCGACCAGGGTCTCGTGCCCGTAGCCCTGCCCGCGATAGCCGTACCGGACCGAGCCGCCGATCTCGCTGGCCCGGTTCCGGCTGAAGACGGAGAGGCTGGACACCAGTTCCCGCGTCTCCCGGTGAACGCCGGCCAGGAACAGCCAGTCCGGGTCGACCGGCAGGCCCGGCTGGGACGCGTCCACCGGATCCGCGACGGACCCGATCGCCACCTGCCGCGCCTGCGCCACCACGTGTTCCGGCCAGTCCGGCGCCGACTCCGGGTCGTCGACCGCGATCCGCAGCCAGCGCACGTAGTCGGTCGCCCGGCTGGTCACGATCCACAGCCGTTCCGTCTCCAGCACGTGCAGGTCGTTCGGCCGGCAGGTCACCGCGGGACGACTGATCACCGCCACCCTCGCCAATCCATCGGTCCAGTCCGGACACCGGCCGGCCTCCCCCGGCGAACGCCGGCCGGCACCCACACTACGAGTGACCGGCGACAGCCCGCAGGCATCCACCGGACACGTCGCGTCCGAAATTCGCGATCAACCACCGTGGGTACGCCGCACACAGCTCCACCACGGCACGGCGGGCCGATCACACCAGCGCACAACTCCACCACGACACCGCCGGCCCGCGAGCCGGTCAATGCTGAATGCCCCTCCTACAGCGCGGAATTCGCCCACGTCTCGAACGACGTGAGGGGGATGCCGAGCGCGCGGGCGAACTCGGGCCGGGCCGGCTGGCCGACCGCGTCGAGAAACGCGTGGGAGAGCACGGCATAGGGCGGCATCCCGGCCGCGAGGGCCTCGGCCTCGGTCATGTCCGGCGCCGCGATCGGCGTGCCCAGTGCGCGGGACAGCGTCGCCGCGATCTCGGTCATGGTGCGGTAGTCGCTCGCCAGCTCCAGCTCGACCCGGTCGAAGCGCCCGGGGTCGGTGAACGCCGCGGCGGCGGCGCGGCCGATGTCGTCGACGGCGACGAGTGAGAGGTGAGTGCCCGGCTTGAGCACGGTGGCCAGGCCGCCCTCGACGCCGCGCGGGAAGAGGTACGCGGTGGCGGGGTGCAGGTTCGTCATGAAGAACGCGGGCTTGAGGAGCGTCCACCGCGGGAAGCCGACGGCACGGATGCGCTCCGCGGCCAGGATCTTGGGTCGGTAGACGGCGTCCATCGGCGCCCATCGGCCTCCGGCGTGCCGACCGGCACCGGAGACGGACGTCTGCACGAACTGCTCGACGCCGCCGGCCGCGGCCGCGTCGATCAGGTTGACCGCCTGGCGCAGTTCGTCGTCGAAGTCGGCCGAGCCGTCCTCGTTCCACGCGGGCATCTGGACGGAGAAGACGGCCCGGACGCCGGCCACCGCACCGGTCAGCGAGGCGGGGTCGCGCAGGTCGCCCCGGTACAGCGTGGCACCGAGCGCGGCGATCTCGGCCGCGCGCGGCGATCCGGGGTCGCGGACCAGGGCACGGACGGGCACGCCGGCGGCCAGCAGAGCACGGGCGGTGGCGCCA
Coding sequences within it:
- a CDS encoding GNAT family N-acetyltransferase, which encodes MAVISRPAVTCRPNDLHVLETERLWIVTSRATDYVRWLRIAVDDPESAPDWPEHVVAQARQVAIGSVADPVDASQPGLPVDPDWLFLAGVHRETRELVSSLSVFSRNRASEIGGSVRYGYRGQGYGHETLVAACALAHRHFGIARLVAGAEPSNTASRRWLAGAGFTSATGPPRVKLGNGRTIEALWWEHVDRDAELRCSRPRPHFRRGLLRTLARR
- a CDS encoding NmrA/HSCARG family protein, with the translated sequence MTVLVVGATGLQGGATARALLAAGVPVRALVRDPGSPRAAEIAALGATLYRGDLRDPASLTGAVAGVRAVFSVQMPAWNEDGSADFDDELRQAVNLIDAAAAGGVEQFVQTSVSGAGRHAGGRWAPMDAVYRPKILAAERIRAVGFPRWTLLKPAFFMTNLHPATAYLFPRGVEGGLATVLKPGTHLSLVAVDDIGRAAAAAFTDPGRFDRVELELASDYRTMTEIAATLSRALGTPIAAPDMTEAEALAAGMPPYAVLSHAFLDAVGQPARPEFARALGIPLTSFETWANSAL